From Candidatus Pedobacter colombiensis, one genomic window encodes:
- a CDS encoding BlaI/MecI/CopY family transcriptional regulator — MRELTKAEEQVMLILWEIKEGLVKDVIDRMSPPKPAYNTVSTVIRVLEGKGFIDHKAIGNTHIYFPLISEAQYKHFAFDKVMNNYFENSYQSLVSFLVKEKNMNMDELDELIQLAEKLKNKKS, encoded by the coding sequence ATGAGAGAACTTACAAAAGCAGAAGAACAGGTAATGCTAATTTTATGGGAAATAAAAGAAGGATTGGTAAAGGATGTAATTGATAGGATGTCTCCACCAAAACCTGCCTACAATACCGTATCCACGGTGATCAGGGTATTAGAAGGCAAAGGCTTTATAGACCATAAGGCTATTGGCAATACGCATATTTATTTCCCCTTGATCAGCGAAGCACAGTACAAACACTTTGCATTTGACAAGGTGATGAACAACTACTTCGAAAATTCATATCAAAGTCTCGTCTCCTTTCTCGTAAAAGAGAAGAATATGAATATGGATGAACTAGATGAATTAATTCAATTGGCAGAAAAACTTAAAAACAAGAAATCATGA
- a CDS encoding pyridoxal-phosphate dependent enzyme — translation MWYNNILETIGNTPLVRLNNVTKEISATVLAKIETTNPGNSIKDRMALKMIEEAEKSGKLKPGGTIIEGTSGNTGMGLAMVAIIKGYKCIFTTTDKQSKEKADALRAFGAEVIVCPTNVDPDDPRSYYSVSSRLEREVPNSWKPNQYDNLDNSLAHYEQTGPEIWKQTEGKITHLVVGVGTGGTISGTGKYLKEQNPNIKVWGIDTYGSVFKKYKETGILDKNEIYPYITEGIGEDFLPKNVDFDVIDLFEKVTDKDAALMTREIARKEGIFVGNSAGSAIAGLLQLKDKLKPEDVVVVIFHDHGSRYMGKMYNEDWLRERGFLKDDKLTARSIIAKKENTDIVTIDCEKTIHDAFNNMSTLKISQIPVTQKGMIIGKLAESDILKALLENPSLKSAQVQQIMSTGFPFVDLNTSIDRISSLINKENSAVLVEDEHGKIEIITQYDIINAISG, via the coding sequence ATGTGGTACAATAATATTTTAGAAACCATTGGCAATACGCCACTGGTAAGATTGAATAACGTTACTAAGGAGATCTCTGCTACGGTACTGGCTAAAATCGAAACAACCAATCCCGGTAATTCCATTAAGGACCGGATGGCGCTGAAGATGATAGAGGAGGCTGAAAAGAGTGGAAAGCTTAAACCAGGCGGCACAATTATAGAAGGAACATCTGGAAATACAGGGATGGGATTAGCTATGGTTGCCATTATTAAGGGGTACAAATGTATATTTACAACTACGGATAAGCAATCAAAGGAAAAAGCGGATGCATTGCGTGCTTTTGGTGCCGAGGTAATCGTATGTCCTACTAACGTAGATCCGGACGATCCACGTTCTTATTACTCCGTATCATCGCGTTTGGAGCGGGAAGTTCCAAATTCATGGAAGCCTAATCAGTATGATAATTTAGACAATTCACTGGCACATTATGAGCAGACCGGACCGGAAATTTGGAAGCAAACTGAAGGAAAGATTACACATCTTGTGGTTGGTGTGGGTACTGGAGGTACGATTTCGGGAACCGGAAAATATTTAAAGGAACAGAATCCGAACATCAAAGTTTGGGGTATCGATACTTATGGATCAGTTTTTAAGAAGTATAAAGAGACTGGTATTTTAGATAAAAACGAGATCTATCCTTATATAACTGAGGGTATTGGCGAAGATTTTTTGCCAAAGAATGTAGATTTTGACGTGATTGATCTTTTTGAGAAGGTTACGGATAAGGATGCAGCTTTGATGACTCGTGAGATTGCCCGTAAGGAGGGGATATTTGTAGGTAACTCTGCTGGTTCTGCTATTGCTGGGTTGTTGCAGTTAAAAGATAAGTTAAAACCTGAAGATGTAGTTGTTGTGATTTTTCATGATCATGGAAGCCGCTATATGGGTAAAATGTACAACGAGGACTGGTTAAGAGAACGTGGTTTCCTTAAGGATGATAAGCTTACGGCCCGCTCTATCATTGCTAAGAAGGAAAATACAGATATTGTTACAATTGATTGTGAGAAAACGATTCACGACGCATTTAACAATATGAGTACTTTGAAGATCTCACAGATACCCGTTACCCAAAAGGGTATGATCATAGGCAAATTGGCTGAAAGTGACATATTGAAAGCTTTATTGGAGAATCCTTCCCTGAAGTCTGCTCAAGTTCAGCAAATTATGTCGACCGGATTTCCATTTGTAGATCTGAATACTTCAATTGATCGGATTTCTTCTTTGATTAATAAGGAAAATAGCGCGGTTTTGGTTGAAGATGAGCATGGAAAAATTGAAATCATCACACAGTATGATATTATTAATGCAATTTCAGGTTAA
- a CDS encoding exodeoxyribonuclease V subunit gamma, whose amino-acid sequence MDYLAGLNPQQRAAVENTEGPAMIVAGAGSGKTRVITFRVAHLIEKGVDPFNILVLTFTNKASKDMRERIMKVVGAEAKNIWMGTFHSVFSKILRVEAEKIGYPSNFTIYDTDDSKSLIRTILREMQLDDKLYNANFVYNRISSAKNNLVSYTEYMENAEIQAEDISNKRPLIGVIYETYTKRCFKAGAMDFDDLLFKTNILLKTHPDVLNKYQQKFKYLMVDEYQDTNFSQYTIVKKLAAAYQNICVVGDDAQSIYAFRGANIQNILNFERDYPDLKVYKLEQNYRSTQNIVKVANSIIANNKNQLEKNVFSDNESGDRIKVQRAFTDNEEGKIVADSIVQDRTTKGYNYNDFAILYRTNAQSRAMEEALRKLNIPYKIYGGLSFYQRKEIKDLIAYFRLTFNPADEEAIKRVINYPKRGLGDTTVEKISVAADQHNITMWQVICNPQQYIPGRVANQLNDFAVMIQSFSAEAKKLDAYETALYIAQHSGILKELHADQSEEGRGRHENIQELLNGIKEFGEREDIEDRSLAVFMQDIALLTNDDKKDDKEKDTVSLMTIHSSKGLEFKNVYVVGLEENLFPSQMSLNSRTDLEEERRLFYVAVTRAEKKLTLTYSTSRYRWGTLTNCEPSRFIDEIDARFLEIEVVKPAKSSLGESGFNEERRTWTQQRDTFTKPKPGMSSGPGTATTPAQRPKTTSMLPKAHIPTPGFTPDAANAFQNGMDVEHEKFGFGKIISLEGTLPDVKATVFFQGLGNKQLLLKFAKLRIVK is encoded by the coding sequence TTGGATTATTTAGCAGGTTTAAACCCCCAACAACGCGCAGCAGTAGAGAACACAGAAGGCCCGGCAATGATCGTTGCAGGTGCAGGCTCCGGAAAAACAAGAGTAATCACCTTTAGAGTGGCACATTTGATTGAAAAAGGAGTAGATCCCTTTAATATTCTTGTACTTACCTTTACCAATAAAGCTTCAAAAGATATGCGTGAGCGTATCATGAAAGTGGTAGGAGCCGAAGCTAAAAATATCTGGATGGGTACATTTCACTCTGTTTTTTCCAAGATATTAAGAGTAGAGGCCGAAAAGATAGGTTACCCTTCCAATTTCACGATTTATGATACAGACGATAGTAAAAGCTTAATCAGAACCATCCTGCGCGAAATGCAACTGGATGATAAACTGTACAATGCAAACTTCGTTTACAACCGCATTTCATCAGCAAAGAACAACCTTGTTTCCTATACAGAATACATGGAAAATGCTGAAATTCAGGCTGAGGATATCAGTAATAAAAGACCTTTAATTGGTGTTATCTACGAAACATATACCAAACGCTGCTTTAAAGCCGGCGCTATGGACTTTGATGATTTGTTGTTTAAAACCAATATTCTGCTAAAAACACATCCTGATGTACTAAACAAATACCAGCAGAAATTTAAATACCTGATGGTAGATGAGTACCAGGATACTAACTTTTCGCAGTATACTATTGTTAAAAAGCTTGCTGCCGCCTATCAGAACATCTGTGTGGTGGGTGATGATGCACAAAGTATCTATGCCTTCAGGGGAGCAAACATCCAAAACATATTAAACTTTGAGCGCGATTATCCGGATTTAAAAGTATATAAACTGGAGCAGAACTACCGCTCAACGCAAAACATAGTTAAAGTGGCCAATAGTATTATTGCCAACAACAAAAACCAACTGGAAAAGAACGTATTCTCCGACAATGAATCTGGCGACAGAATTAAAGTTCAGCGTGCTTTTACTGATAATGAAGAAGGTAAGATCGTAGCTGACTCCATTGTTCAGGACCGTACTACCAAAGGTTACAACTACAATGATTTTGCCATCCTTTATAGAACAAATGCGCAATCTAGAGCTATGGAGGAGGCTTTAAGGAAACTCAATATTCCTTATAAGATATATGGTGGATTATCATTCTATCAACGTAAAGAGATCAAGGATTTAATTGCATATTTCAGATTAACCTTTAATCCGGCGGATGAAGAAGCCATCAAAAGGGTCATCAATTACCCAAAAAGGGGGCTTGGAGATACCACAGTAGAGAAAATAAGTGTAGCAGCAGATCAGCATAACATTACGATGTGGCAGGTAATCTGTAACCCACAGCAATATATACCAGGTAGGGTTGCTAACCAATTGAATGACTTTGCTGTAATGATCCAGAGTTTCAGTGCTGAAGCTAAAAAACTGGATGCTTACGAGACTGCTTTATATATTGCACAGCACTCAGGTATTTTAAAAGAATTACATGCCGATCAATCTGAGGAAGGTCGTGGCAGACACGAGAACATACAGGAGTTATTAAACGGTATTAAGGAATTTGGTGAACGTGAAGACATTGAAGACCGCAGTCTGGCTGTATTCATGCAAGACATCGCCTTATTAACCAATGACGATAAAAAAGACGATAAAGAAAAGGATACGGTTTCTTTAATGACCATTCACTCCTCTAAAGGTCTGGAATTCAAGAATGTTTATGTAGTAGGATTGGAAGAAAATCTTTTCCCATCACAAATGTCACTCAATTCAAGAACTGATCTGGAAGAAGAGCGCAGGCTATTTTATGTAGCCGTAACCCGTGCAGAAAAGAAACTTACCCTCACCTACTCCACTTCACGTTACAGATGGGGAACCCTTACAAACTGCGAACCTAGTCGTTTTATTGACGAAATAGATGCCCGTTTTCTGGAAATTGAAGTCGTAAAACCAGCTAAAAGTAGCTTGGGCGAAAGTGGGTTCAATGAGGAAAGACGTACCTGGACGCAACAGCGTGATACTTTCACTAAGCCAAAACCAGGTATGTCCTCGGGTCCTGGAACAGCAACAACGCCTGCCCAAAGGCCAAAAACGACCTCCATGCTTCCAAAGGCGCATATACCTACACCAGGTTTTACACCAGATGCAGCAAATGCATTCCAAAATGGTATGGATGTAGAACATGAGAAGTTCGGTTTCGGAAAAATCATCAGTCTGGAAGGCACCTTACCAGATGTAAAAGCTACCGTATTTTTTCAGGGACTGGGTAACAAGCAATTGTTATTAAAATTTGCTAAGTTGCGAATTGTTAAATAA
- a CDS encoding M56 family metallopeptidase encodes MNWLYYLLEANLYLAVFYGFYRLFLREETFYTLNRYYLIVAAIIAFVLPLLQLGYLYHLMGIHNNIESNQNLVTTINEQGFTINVLIVYTYLAIAAVFLSKFIMNLYRIMARSNQTEKFRNGNITYIGLQGSETAFSFFNLLFINPNCTDKDTVITHEMIHIHQKHSADILFFEIIQILGWFNPITYLIKKDVKLLHEYIADDATTHTVEKHEYAMFLIQNSFGIAPSQLTNQIFNQSILKMRINMLNKERSGGRARLKFLFALPVIGGMLCASSMAFSKDYAIVDLYPKKYRFVKTLNQDTSKKAKSAAKKKAAQTSNKVHKLAPPPPPPPPPVEPTTKKSGSNASKTTHVKFPPPIVKPDKKVKFPPPIIKDKKQEVPPPPPVEPKS; translated from the coding sequence ATGAACTGGTTGTATTACTTACTGGAAGCTAATTTATATTTAGCTGTATTTTACGGATTTTACCGTTTGTTTTTACGCGAGGAGACCTTTTATACCTTAAATAGGTATTATTTGATTGTCGCAGCAATAATTGCATTCGTATTGCCGCTACTTCAATTAGGCTATTTATATCATCTAATGGGTATTCACAATAACATCGAATCAAATCAAAATCTGGTTACTACAATCAACGAACAGGGCTTTACTATCAATGTGCTAATTGTGTATACATATTTAGCTATCGCAGCTGTATTTCTAAGCAAGTTCATCATGAATTTATATAGGATTATGGCCCGTTCCAACCAAACAGAAAAATTCAGAAACGGCAATATCACTTATATTGGATTACAAGGATCAGAAACTGCATTTTCCTTTTTTAACCTCCTGTTTATCAATCCAAATTGCACGGATAAAGACACAGTTATAACCCATGAAATGATACACATTCATCAAAAACACAGTGCAGATATCCTCTTTTTCGAGATTATTCAAATACTGGGCTGGTTTAATCCAATTACTTACCTCATTAAAAAAGATGTAAAACTTTTACATGAATATATCGCTGATGATGCAACTACCCATACAGTTGAGAAACACGAATACGCCATGTTTTTGATCCAAAATTCATTTGGGATTGCACCTAGCCAATTAACCAATCAAATATTCAACCAATCCATATTAAAAATGAGAATCAACATGTTAAACAAAGAAAGATCAGGAGGGCGAGCCAGGCTCAAATTCCTATTCGCATTACCGGTTATCGGCGGGATGCTATGTGCATCTTCCATGGCCTTTAGCAAAGACTACGCAATTGTAGATCTGTATCCTAAAAAATATAGATTTGTGAAAACCCTAAATCAGGACACTTCTAAAAAAGCAAAATCAGCCGCTAAAAAGAAAGCAGCTCAAACAAGTAACAAGGTACACAAATTAGCCCCACCCCCACCACCACCTCCTCCTCCTGTAGAACCAACAACTAAAAAATCCGGCTCTAATGCATCAAAAACAACACATGTAAAGTTCCCTCCTCCAATAGTAAAGCCAGATAAAAAGGTAAAATTTCCGCCGCCAATCATAAAAGATAAAAAACAAGAAGTTCCACCCCCACCTCCGGTAGAACCAAAATCTTAA
- a CDS encoding glycoside hydrolase family 25 protein, producing MPPAPKKTPVTRKAATFRQTYESDASGRPRKKTVPRKKTIKKKPWPIGVKFFIAAVLLVLLSPFYYGYIIKGFSSTWSWIRDIGEDPNYRTYNSFNIRIPKGYNIHGIDVSYYQGKIDWKQVRSMKEDDVKIDFAFIKATEGLFKVDPYFQRNWREAPKVGVICGAYHYFRPQKPGEWQAKFFLQTVNFEAGDLPPVVDIEELNDVPASKMRVELLEFIKYIEKRTGVKPIIYTGLSFYKDYLQGHFDEYPLWIAHYHQPKLKVNKATKWHFWQHSDKAKISGINHVVDFNAFNGDSLAFDRLLIK from the coding sequence ATGCCGCCAGCACCTAAAAAAACACCAGTTACCAGAAAAGCTGCTACTTTCCGCCAAACCTACGAATCAGATGCGTCTGGCCGTCCACGTAAAAAGACGGTTCCAAGAAAGAAAACGATAAAGAAAAAGCCCTGGCCAATAGGAGTTAAGTTTTTTATAGCTGCAGTTTTGTTAGTCTTGCTTTCTCCATTCTATTATGGATACATCATTAAAGGTTTTAGCTCGACCTGGAGCTGGATCAGAGATATTGGTGAAGATCCAAATTACCGTACATATAATAGTTTTAATATTCGCATACCGAAAGGGTATAATATTCATGGTATTGATGTTTCCTATTACCAAGGTAAGATAGACTGGAAGCAGGTGAGGTCTATGAAGGAAGATGATGTAAAGATCGATTTCGCCTTTATAAAGGCAACCGAGGGACTATTTAAGGTTGACCCATATTTTCAACGCAACTGGCGTGAAGCGCCAAAAGTAGGCGTAATCTGCGGCGCCTATCATTATTTTAGACCACAGAAACCGGGCGAATGGCAAGCAAAGTTCTTTTTGCAAACGGTTAATTTTGAAGCAGGGGATTTACCACCTGTTGTTGATATAGAGGAATTGAATGATGTTCCTGCATCAAAAATGCGCGTTGAGCTTTTGGAGTTTATAAAATATATTGAAAAAAGGACAGGAGTAAAGCCTATTATATATACCGGACTGTCTTTTTATAAGGACTATTTGCAAGGGCATTTTGATGAATATCCTTTATGGATAGCTCATTATCATCAGCCTAAGCTAAAGGTAAATAAGGCTACGAAATGGCATTTCTGGCAACACTCTGATAAAGCTAAAATATCCGGTATTAATCACGTAGTCGATTTTAATGCTTTTAATGGAGATAGCCTTGCTTTTGATCGTTTGTTGATTAAGTAA
- a CDS encoding DUF4290 domain-containing protein, which produces MNFEYNTTRNELILAEYGRNVQNMVKYIIELPDLEERNKYAQAVIDLMGFLNPHLRDVADFKHKLWDHLHIISGYKIDVDSPYPKPTPEDAMVKPQHIGYPQQKITYKHYGKTVEMMIERAKAVEEPERRAAMVQGIANFMKMAYVTWNKDSVADETILKNLRELSGGQLQLDENINLNKVEFKPQAARPSNNNNRGRNNNNKGRQNNSNRSSRNNPKQRH; this is translated from the coding sequence ATGAATTTCGAGTATAACACCACAAGAAACGAGTTGATTTTAGCCGAATATGGCCGTAATGTACAAAACATGGTAAAGTACATTATCGAGCTTCCCGATCTTGAAGAACGTAATAAATACGCCCAGGCAGTAATCGACCTAATGGGCTTCTTAAACCCACATTTACGCGATGTAGCAGATTTCAAACATAAACTTTGGGATCATTTACACATCATTTCGGGTTATAAAATTGATGTAGACAGTCCTTACCCTAAACCTACGCCTGAAGATGCGATGGTAAAACCTCAGCATATTGGCTATCCTCAGCAAAAAATTACCTATAAACACTATGGTAAAACGGTTGAAATGATGATAGAAAGAGCCAAAGCTGTAGAAGAACCTGAACGTAGAGCAGCAATGGTACAGGGAATAGCCAATTTCATGAAAATGGCTTATGTGACCTGGAACAAAGACAGTGTAGCCGATGAAACCATTTTAAAAAACCTTCGCGAACTATCTGGAGGACAACTACAACTAGATGAAAACATCAACTTAAATAAGGTTGAGTTTAAACCTCAGGCTGCAAGACCTTCAAATAACAACAATCGCGGAAGAAACAACAATAATAAGGGCAGACAAAATAACAGTAATCGTTCTTCCCGAAACAACCCTAAACAGCGACACTAA
- the dprA gene encoding DNA-processing protein DprA, producing the protein MSLIHKIGLTLIKGVGDVIARNLLDHFGSAETVFKASKHELMEVLGVGEVIAAQVLNNNALEIAEREVTFIKKHRIKALFYTDEDYPQRLKNCHDAPILLYYKGNADLNHPRIISIVGTRRATAYGKQLCRQLAEVLAPYNVIIVSGLAYGIDVASHKESLEQNIPTIGVMAHGLDRIYPAVHKPVARKMVLNGGLLTEFLPNTNPDKENFPKRNRIIAGLSDATVVVEATAKGGALITADIANSYNRDVYAFPGRTTDLFSEGCNFLIKTNRAALINDAKDLIYYLGWDDVIPEKAGVQTELPVNLSKDEQRVVELLQDTSLRIDELAICLNVGQSKLAMLLLSLEMQGILVSLPGKVYKLN; encoded by the coding sequence ATGAGTTTAATTCACAAAATAGGCCTTACACTGATTAAGGGTGTAGGGGATGTGATCGCAAGAAATTTGCTTGATCATTTTGGTAGTGCTGAAACTGTATTCAAGGCAAGTAAGCACGAATTAATGGAGGTTTTAGGTGTGGGAGAGGTTATTGCTGCACAGGTTTTAAATAATAACGCGCTCGAAATCGCTGAGAGAGAGGTTACGTTTATTAAAAAACATCGCATAAAAGCACTTTTTTATACCGATGAAGACTATCCTCAGCGATTGAAAAATTGCCATGATGCGCCGATTTTACTATATTATAAAGGTAATGCAGATTTAAATCACCCCCGTATCATTAGTATTGTTGGCACAAGAAGAGCTACTGCTTATGGAAAGCAGTTGTGTAGGCAGTTGGCCGAAGTACTGGCTCCCTATAATGTAATTATTGTGAGTGGATTGGCTTATGGGATAGATGTGGCGTCTCATAAAGAAAGTCTGGAGCAAAACATCCCTACGATAGGGGTGATGGCACATGGTCTGGATCGTATTTATCCTGCTGTGCATAAGCCCGTTGCTCGAAAAATGGTTTTAAATGGTGGTTTGCTGACTGAGTTTCTGCCAAATACCAATCCGGATAAGGAAAATTTTCCTAAACGAAACCGCATTATTGCAGGTCTTTCTGATGCTACAGTGGTGGTGGAGGCTACAGCAAAAGGTGGTGCATTGATTACAGCAGATATTGCAAATTCTTACAATCGAGATGTATATGCATTTCCGGGCCGAACAACTGATCTATTTTCTGAAGGCTGCAATTTTCTGATTAAAACCAATCGTGCGGCCTTAATCAATGACGCAAAGGATTTGATTTATTACCTGGGTTGGGATGATGTTATTCCTGAAAAGGCTGGGGTACAGACGGAATTGCCAGTAAACCTCTCTAAAGACGAGCAAAGGGTAGTTGAGCTTTTGCAAGATACGTCCCTGCGTATTGATGAACTGGCTATTTGTTTAAATGTTGGTCAAAGTAAGTTGGCAATGCTCTTACTGAGTCTTGAAATGCAGGGAATTCTGGTTTCTTTACCGGGTAAAGTCTATAAATTGAATTAG
- the murA gene encoding UDP-N-acetylglucosamine 1-carboxyvinyltransferase, translating to MNAFEIIGGKKLKGEIQPQGAKNEALQIIAAVLLTDQKITISNIPDIKDVNKLIELLGDMGVTIERLNKDTYTFEAKNINLEFFQSDIFKAKGGGLRGSIMIVGPLLGRFGKAAIPKPGGDKIGRRRLDTHFIGFEKLGAKFVYDTKKEFFNVDATNLKGAYILLDEASVTGTANIVMAAVLAKGTTTIYNAACEPYLQQLCKMLNRMGAKITGVGSNLLTIEGVKKLGGTEHRMLPDMIEIGSFIGLAAMTESEITIKNVCYAELGVIPDVFKKLGIKFELRGDDIYIPSQKHYVIESFIDGSMLTIADSPWPGFTPDLLSIVLVVATQARGNVLIHQKMFESRLFFVDKLIDMGAQIILCDPHRASVNGIDKKYKLRGISMTSPDIRAGVSLLIAALSAEGKSTIFNIEQIERGYQDIDTRLRAIGADIKRVEASAPTH from the coding sequence ATGAACGCATTTGAAATAATTGGCGGTAAGAAATTAAAGGGCGAAATTCAACCTCAAGGGGCAAAGAATGAAGCGCTGCAAATCATAGCCGCTGTTTTATTAACCGATCAGAAAATTACCATCAGCAACATCCCCGACATTAAGGATGTAAACAAACTTATTGAACTGCTGGGAGATATGGGCGTAACCATTGAGCGCCTAAACAAAGACACTTATACTTTTGAAGCCAAAAACATTAACCTTGAGTTTTTCCAATCGGATATATTTAAGGCTAAAGGTGGTGGCTTAAGAGGATCAATTATGATCGTTGGTCCACTATTGGGACGTTTTGGAAAAGCAGCAATCCCTAAACCGGGAGGTGATAAAATTGGTCGCAGAAGATTAGATACCCATTTTATCGGCTTTGAAAAATTGGGCGCCAAATTTGTGTACGACACTAAAAAAGAGTTCTTTAATGTAGATGCAACCAACTTAAAAGGTGCATATATTCTACTTGATGAAGCCTCAGTAACCGGTACAGCAAACATTGTAATGGCCGCTGTACTAGCCAAAGGAACGACAACTATATATAATGCCGCCTGCGAACCATACCTGCAACAGTTATGTAAAATGTTGAACCGTATGGGCGCTAAAATCACTGGTGTTGGCTCTAACTTGCTGACCATTGAAGGGGTTAAAAAACTAGGTGGAACAGAACACAGGATGCTTCCGGATATGATCGAAATTGGCTCATTTATCGGCTTAGCAGCTATGACAGAGTCAGAAATCACCATCAAAAATGTTTGTTATGCAGAACTTGGTGTAATTCCTGATGTATTTAAAAAACTAGGGATCAAGTTTGAATTAAGAGGTGATGATATTTACATTCCTTCTCAAAAGCATTATGTAATTGAGTCATTTATAGATGGTTCAATGCTAACCATTGCTGATTCCCCTTGGCCTGGATTTACCCCCGACTTGCTTAGTATTGTCCTTGTGGTAGCTACCCAAGCCAGAGGAAATGTATTGATACACCAGAAAATGTTTGAAAGCAGGTTATTCTTTGTGGATAAACTGATCGATATGGGTGCACAAATTATCCTTTGCGATCCACACCGTGCTTCTGTAAATGGTATTGATAAAAAATACAAGCTAAGAGGTATCAGTATGACCTCTCCAGATATCCGTGCAGGAGTTTCATTACTCATTGCCGCATTATCTGCTGAAGGAAAATCAACTATTTTCAATATCGAACAGATTGAGCGTGGTTATCAGGATATTGACACCCGTTTACGTGCAATTGGTGCAGATATTAAACGTGTAGAAGCATCAGCACCAACACATTAA
- a CDS encoding dipeptidase: MQEIKKYVEENKQRFLDELFELLRFPSVSADPKYKADVLNTADFVAQKLKDAGADNVEICETAGYPIVYGEKIIDASLPTVLVYGHYDVQPADPLELWKTPPFEPTVRDGKIYARGACDDKGQFYMHVKAFELMMKTNTLACNVKFMIEGEEEVGSANLGIFVNANVDRLKADVVLISDTSMISMENPSIETGLRGLAYMEVEVVGPNRDLHSGVYGGAVANPATILCKMIASLHDENNHITIPAFYDKVVELSDAEKKALNSAPFDLNEYKEDLDIKAEWGEKGYSTLERTGTRPTLEVNGIWSGYIGEGAKTVLPSKANAKISMRLVPNQSSDEISEIFAKHFESIAPDYVKVKVTAHHGGEPVVTPTDSVAYRAAEKAIVDSFGKAPIPTRGGGSIPIVALFESALGIKSVLFGFGLDSDALHSPNEKYDIFNYYKGIETLPLFHKYFAELSK; this comes from the coding sequence ATGCAAGAGATCAAAAAATATGTAGAAGAAAACAAGCAGCGCTTTTTAGATGAGCTGTTTGAATTGTTGCGCTTTCCATCGGTTAGTGCCGACCCAAAATATAAAGCAGATGTACTTAATACTGCTGATTTTGTAGCTCAGAAACTGAAAGATGCTGGTGCTGATAATGTTGAAATCTGTGAAACAGCAGGTTATCCTATTGTTTATGGCGAGAAAATCATTGATGCGAGTTTACCTACCGTTTTAGTTTACGGACACTATGATGTGCAGCCTGCAGATCCGCTTGAGCTATGGAAAACTCCACCATTTGAGCCAACTGTGCGTGATGGAAAGATCTATGCACGCGGTGCCTGTGATGATAAGGGGCAGTTTTACATGCACGTAAAGGCTTTTGAGTTGATGATGAAGACCAATACACTTGCCTGTAACGTGAAATTCATGATTGAGGGTGAGGAGGAAGTTGGCTCTGCAAACCTTGGTATTTTTGTAAATGCAAATGTTGATCGCTTAAAAGCTGATGTGGTTTTAATTTCTGATACTTCAATGATCAGCATGGAAAACCCATCTATAGAGACTGGTTTACGTGGTCTGGCTTATATGGAGGTTGAAGTTGTTGGTCCAAACCGCGATTTGCACTCAGGTGTATATGGTGGTGCTGTAGCTAATCCGGCAACTATATTATGTAAAATGATTGCTTCTCTGCATGATGAGAACAATCACATTACTATTCCTGCATTTTATGATAAGGTTGTGGAATTGAGTGATGCAGAGAAAAAAGCATTGAATTCTGCTCCATTTGATTTAAATGAATATAAAGAAGATTTGGATATCAAAGCTGAGTGGGGTGAGAAAGGTTATTCGACATTAGAACGTACTGGAACAAGACCTACATTAGAGGTTAATGGTATCTGGAGTGGTTATATTGGCGAAGGTGCTAAGACTGTTCTTCCATCTAAGGCTAATGCTAAGATTTCTATGCGTTTGGTACCTAATCAGAGCTCTGATGAGATTTCAGAGATCTTTGCTAAGCATTTCGAGAGTATAGCGCCTGATTATGTAAAGGTTAAAGTTACTGCTCATCATGGTGGTGAGCCGGTAGTAACACCTACGGATAGTGTGGCTTATCGTGCTGCTGAAAAAGCTATTGTAGATTCATTTGGTAAAGCACCAATTCCTACACGTGGTGGTGGTAGTATTCCTATTGTTGCTTTATTTGAAAGCGCTTTGGGTATTAAATCTGTGCTTTTTGGCTTTGGTTTGGATAGTGATGCCTTACATTCACCAAATGAAAAATACGATATTTTTAACTACTATAAAGGAATAGAGACTTTGCCTTTGTTCCACAAGTATTTTGCTGAATTGAGTAAATAG